From Aegilops tauschii subsp. strangulata cultivar AL8/78 chromosome 5, Aet v6.0, whole genome shotgun sequence:
TGGCGATTTTTCTTCGGTACGTTTTTCCATCGCGGGCCTGCCCAACAAGGCATTCCAGCGGGCGCCAGCTACCTGTTCAGGCGCTTAAGGCGCCGAACAGGAGCTCCCGGCTACCTCCATGCTCAGAAACCCCGTGGAACAGAGGGGAAACCGAGGGGACTCCAGGGGCTGGCCCGTTCAAGCCCTCCGTACCAAACACCACAATATGGATTTTGGGGGCTTTTTAGCCCAACAGGGAATATCCTCTCAAAGCCCCTCAAAACCTTGTCTACCAAACAATGCCTAAATGGGACAGGATATACAGGTCCAAACAGGGTCAAACAAACTATTAGTGTTACATTGTCAAAAAATTCAAGCCACAATCCTCTAACCGGTCATGCATGATTTATGAAGCTCCTTAACGATTATGTAGGTCCATCAAACACCTTCCAACCGTTGTTTGCAACTTCTTCATAGGTCCATCAGCTTGCTGTCTCTGCTTGACTACTGTCTTTGGCGCTTCTCTTCCGCTTCCTAACCCTCTTTCGCTTTGCCTCGCCATCGGTCTTTGGGCCCTGAAGAAGCAAGTTCTCATCAGTGCTTGTTGCCATGAAATGTCCGTGTAAGCATCAGCAAAAGCGAATATGCAATGACTCTCACTGTCTAAGAGTCAACTACAGCATTGCTTTTACAACATTAATTGCACAGATACTTATAGTGAGTGTGTTCCGAGTATTACATATACCTTACGGATGTCAAGTGATAATGCTGTGTAGTGATGATTAATTACCTGATTTTGAGCAGCTGATGGTTGGGGCTTTGGTTTCTTTTTCTTGCAGGAGAGTGGGTTTGGACCCTGCAGCACAACACACATTAACATTTGTTAAAGAAGCAGAGATGCCATCATGATCTCAAAATGTTGATTACGCCCACTAGATCAGAACAATGGGGTATCCAGAAAAACAGAAGCTGTAAATGTTAACCTTTGCTCTGTTCCTTTTAAACTTGCTTTTCTCTGCCACTCCGGGAGCGTTTCCATTGACGGATGTCTTTCCTTCGGATGACGCCTTTAATAGCTTCTTAAATTCTGATTTTTCCATATGTATACGCTTCTCCTCATCCAACTGAGCAAACTGACGTTGCTGCACTGAGGGTTGCTCAATAAACAGGGAGTTCTTCAGACCATATATCACAGGAACACAAGGAACCTACACCCAAGAAAAACATACATGAGCAAACTGAATGCAGAAGTAGCTTCTAAAATGGCTTAATAAATTCAGCTATATCATTTCTGTAAAGTAGGAGTAGATGATATGATACTTGTCAGTTGTATCATGTCCCTGAGCAAATTCCTTCACAAGTAACATTCAGGTGACTAAAATAAGGTAAAAGTAGAATGCTACATCCAAGCAGAAGATACATGAGCTCATTGTGCAAAAGCAGTTTTTAAGATGGCATATAAATTCTGCTATCAGTGCTATGTCCTTTTAAGTCGATGCTATTACATTTGTGCCTTGTATTGTGTCCCTGAGCAGATTCTTTCACAAATAAAATCCAAGTGATAAAATGATAAAAGCAGAATGCTAGAGAAAGAATCTTCATACCTCCCGTAGCTTTGCCCGGAGATCAGAATCCTGAGTGGCAACAAAGTAGTGCTCCGGATTCTTAT
This genomic window contains:
- the LOC109785208 gene encoding uncharacterized protein; the encoded protein is MRVKRRSRHRKVVKFYSTCFGFREPYKVLIDGTFVHHLLVHQLLPADDALRELLSASRAPPLLTSKCVVAELRRLGKSHSEAFDAAQLVATASCEHDKVVSAVDCILSLVGDKNPEHYFVATQDSDLRAKLREVPCVPVIYGLKNSLFIEQPSVQQRQFAQLDEEKRIHMEKSEFKKLLKASSEGKTSVNGNAPGVAEKSKFKRNRAKGPNPLSCKKKKPKPQPSAAQNQGPKTDGEAKRKRVRKRKRSAKDSSQAETAS